From a region of the Triticum aestivum cultivar Chinese Spring chromosome 7D, IWGSC CS RefSeq v2.1, whole genome shotgun sequence genome:
- the LOC123170222 gene encoding uncharacterized protein → MAMTLEEVLSKQAADLAAISPAPVRKAVDALARSSHARAAADALVYLSVGTTCTMFAAAFLTIFADLACARGWGCTPAYILSEIADYLSTPVLLLLPPALVLFFLRAAGCRTKAAADAESLIVKNDEEPTLLSPSPLALAILWLFIGSASMGTISFLLFKCGHTEISDLLGYAALLCTFMWEALVYVRAAVALWRMNPGPSNMVAAE, encoded by the exons ATGGCGATGACTCTCGAAGAAGTGCTCTCCAAGCAGGCTGCCGACCTAGCCGCCATCTCGCCGGCGCCGGTGAGGAAGGCCGTGGATGCACTGGCGCGCAGCAGCCACGCCCGCGCTGCCGCCGATGCCCTGGTCTACCTCTCTGTGGGCACGACCTGCACGATGTTCGCGGCCGCCTTCCTCACCATCTTCGCGGACCTGGCCTGCGCCCGCGGCTGGGGCTGCACCCCGGCCTATATCCTGTCCGAGATAGCAGACTATCTATCCACACCTGTCCTGCTTCTCCTGCCGCCGGCgctcgtgctcttcttcctccGCGCCGCCGGCTGCAGGACCAAG gcggcggcggacgcggagaGCCTCATCGTGAAGAATGACGAGGAGCCAACCCTTCTGTCGCCGTCGCCGCTGGCCTTGGCAATTCTTTGGCTTTTCATTGGGtcggcatcgatgggaaccatctCTTTCCTTCTTTTTAAGTGTGGACATACAGAGATCTCCGACCTTCTCGGCTACGCGGCTCTCTTGTGCACGTTCATGTGGGAAGCCCTCGTCTATGTCCGCGCTGCAGTGGCGCTGTGGAGGATGAATCCCGGGCCAAGCAACATGGTGGCTGCAGAGTAG